The following coding sequences lie in one Tichowtungia aerotolerans genomic window:
- a CDS encoding aspartate aminotransferase family protein — protein sequence MNTAEIADLQKQFLIPTYAPQLALVKGSGTKVWDADGKEYLDFLAGIAVLNVGHCHPNVVKAVQDQAATLMHVSNLYYNEKQPQLAKALAEKAGGGKCFFCNSGAEANEGLIKLARLWGSDKGKFEVVTMKNSFHGRTLATLTATGQDKVQKGFYPLPEGFAYAEFNNLESVKTAITEKTAAVLVEAVQGEGGIIPADSEFIAGLRTLCDEKNILLLFDEVQAGIGRTGKWFGFQNYDVQPDAFSLAKALGNGFPIGAVVASPEVADTFQPGNHATTFGGTPLACAAALAVLETIEQENLLENAKAMGTLLLEKLQVIADQYDWIECARGTGLMVGLVLNDSALPLQKKLQEKGLLTLATAVRVLRILPPLNVTVEDVEKAVALIEDACSELDSL from the coding sequence ATGAATACCGCAGAAATTGCTGACTTGCAGAAACAGTTTTTAATTCCAACCTATGCACCGCAGCTGGCCCTGGTAAAAGGATCCGGCACCAAAGTATGGGACGCCGACGGAAAGGAATATCTTGATTTCCTGGCCGGTATCGCCGTACTCAACGTCGGTCACTGCCACCCGAACGTGGTGAAAGCCGTTCAGGATCAGGCGGCCACGCTGATGCATGTTTCCAACCTCTATTATAATGAGAAACAGCCGCAGCTCGCCAAAGCCCTCGCGGAAAAAGCCGGCGGCGGAAAATGCTTCTTCTGCAACAGCGGAGCGGAAGCCAACGAAGGACTGATTAAACTGGCGCGGCTGTGGGGGTCGGACAAAGGAAAATTTGAAGTCGTCACGATGAAAAACTCGTTCCACGGACGGACTCTGGCCACTCTGACCGCGACCGGACAGGACAAGGTCCAGAAAGGATTTTATCCCCTGCCCGAAGGATTTGCTTATGCCGAGTTCAACAACCTTGAGTCCGTAAAAACCGCCATTACCGAAAAAACGGCCGCCGTATTGGTTGAAGCCGTTCAGGGTGAAGGCGGAATCATTCCCGCTGACTCGGAATTCATTGCCGGTCTGCGGACGCTATGCGACGAAAAAAACATCCTGCTTCTCTTTGATGAAGTCCAGGCCGGTATCGGCCGGACCGGCAAATGGTTCGGCTTCCAGAATTACGACGTACAGCCCGACGCATTTTCGCTGGCCAAAGCCCTCGGCAACGGATTCCCGATCGGTGCCGTCGTTGCTTCACCGGAAGTTGCGGACACTTTCCAGCCGGGCAATCACGCCACCACCTTCGGCGGCACGCCGCTGGCGTGCGCGGCTGCGCTGGCTGTGCTCGAAACCATTGAACAGGAAAACCTGCTTGAAAACGCCAAAGCCATGGGCACCCTGCTGCTCGAGAAACTGCAGGTCATTGCCGATCAGTACGACTGGATTGAATGCGCCCGGGGCACCGGTCTGATGGTCGGGCTGGTTCTGAACGACAGCGCCCTGCCGCTGCAGAAAAAGCTTCAGGAAAAAGGTCTGCTCACCCTGGCCACCGCAGTACGGGTACTGCGGATTCTTCCGCCACTCAACGTCACTGTTGAAGATGTTGAAAAGGCAGTTGCTCTGATTGAAGACGCCTGCTCAGAACTGGATTCCCTATGA
- a CDS encoding FAD-dependent oxidoreductase codes for MAKVVVVGVNHAGTSAIRTLLSQNKNHEVVAFDRNNNISFLGCGIALTVSGVVQNVNDLFYSNCNELETLGAEVHMSTDVTKIDTDKKEVTAKNLETGNEMTVGYDKLIYAAGSWPVDFNIPNSDLDNIYVCKLFQHAATLIDKANEPGIESVAIIGAGYIGIELAEAYHQKGKKVTLVDLQERVVPAYFDTEFTDRLQADIRRSGVNLVLGARVTGYIGGENGQVKQIETNHGNYDADLVIQCVGFKPNTDLLEDAEKLPNGALVVDSCMRTTVPDVYAIGDTAAIYHSAVGAHRHVALATNAVKGGVVAASQINELYTVQLPSIAGTNAICVFGNMLASTGLSEAAARAEGMNVLSSFYVDNDRPEFMNDVEEVGVKLVYDKESLRLVGAQIGSYGNTPHTECIFYLSLAIQKGLTLPELAMTDVYFLPHFNKPFNFVISAILQALGLTYMKG; via the coding sequence ATGGCAAAGGTGGTTGTAGTTGGAGTGAATCATGCGGGAACGTCGGCGATTCGGACGTTGCTGTCGCAGAATAAGAACCATGAAGTGGTAGCGTTTGATCGAAACAATAATATTTCGTTTCTCGGGTGCGGCATTGCATTGACGGTGAGCGGTGTGGTTCAGAATGTGAATGATCTTTTCTACTCTAACTGTAATGAGCTTGAAACGCTCGGTGCAGAAGTGCACATGAGCACTGATGTCACAAAAATCGACACTGATAAAAAGGAAGTGACCGCAAAAAACCTGGAGACCGGCAACGAAATGACGGTCGGTTATGACAAACTGATTTATGCCGCCGGTTCCTGGCCGGTCGATTTCAATATTCCGAATAGCGACCTTGATAATATTTATGTGTGTAAGCTGTTTCAGCATGCGGCAACACTGATCGATAAGGCCAATGAGCCGGGGATTGAGAGTGTTGCGATCATCGGCGCAGGCTACATCGGTATTGAGCTGGCAGAGGCGTACCACCAGAAAGGAAAAAAAGTGACTTTGGTAGACCTGCAGGAACGTGTGGTTCCCGCCTATTTTGACACCGAGTTTACTGATCGCCTGCAGGCGGATATTCGTCGTTCCGGCGTCAATCTGGTGCTGGGTGCCCGGGTGACCGGTTATATCGGCGGCGAAAACGGACAGGTCAAACAGATTGAAACCAACCACGGTAATTATGATGCTGATCTCGTGATTCAGTGTGTTGGATTTAAGCCGAATACCGACCTTCTCGAAGATGCAGAGAAGCTTCCCAACGGAGCGCTGGTGGTTGACTCGTGCATGCGTACCACTGTTCCGGACGTGTATGCAATCGGTGATACGGCTGCAATTTATCATTCAGCAGTCGGCGCTCATCGTCATGTGGCTTTGGCGACGAACGCGGTTAAAGGCGGTGTTGTGGCTGCCAGCCAGATCAACGAGCTGTATACGGTGCAGTTGCCAAGCATTGCCGGAACCAACGCCATCTGCGTGTTTGGAAATATGCTGGCCAGTACAGGACTGAGTGAAGCTGCCGCCCGTGCGGAAGGAATGAATGTGTTGAGCTCATTCTACGTGGATAACGACCGTCCGGAGTTTATGAACGATGTGGAAGAGGTCGGTGTAAAACTGGTGTACGACAAAGAGTCGCTTCGACTGGTTGGTGCGCAGATCGGATCCTACGGAAACACACCGCATACAGAATGTATCTTCTACCTTTCGCTGGCCATTCAGAAAGGGTTGACTCTGCCGGAGCTGGCCATGACAGATGTCTATTTTCTTCCGCATTTCAACAAGCCGTTTAACTTTGTCATTTCGGCCATCCTTCAGGCTCTCGGTCTGACCTATATGAAAGGTTGA
- a CDS encoding SHOCT domain-containing protein, translated as MKHLPIFASAVAILTGCTHPLTVKNLNNYKNPSVIALQERLRLGIRPTAPDLQGHRLIHQVSRDLLKYNAESSTAVDDDNTYIDVIADISIVPEYKGSGWNFWVDFPGFLIWTPAWHGYNYQANYDIDVRLNDAKTGKLINTIFVPVRLDVKHADISRTWTTGAGYPTLGLAPLIGGLVTMNYDPTVTPLVNQEVDPIVSDYIAQQIALTLHYYKSAPRDRLEKLEQLKNDDIISEPEYKTQRRKIIDSL; from the coding sequence ATGAAGCATTTACCGATCTTCGCATCGGCTGTCGCGATCCTGACCGGCTGCACTCATCCGCTGACCGTCAAAAATCTCAACAATTACAAAAACCCGTCGGTTATTGCGCTTCAGGAGCGCCTGCGACTTGGAATCCGCCCGACAGCTCCCGACCTGCAGGGTCACCGACTGATTCATCAGGTCAGCCGCGATCTGCTCAAATACAACGCTGAAAGCAGCACGGCTGTTGATGATGACAACACCTATATCGATGTGATTGCCGACATTTCCATCGTTCCGGAATACAAAGGATCCGGCTGGAACTTCTGGGTCGATTTTCCCGGTTTCCTGATCTGGACGCCGGCATGGCATGGATACAACTATCAAGCCAATTACGATATTGATGTGCGGCTTAACGACGCAAAAACCGGAAAACTGATCAATACGATCTTTGTTCCGGTTCGACTCGATGTAAAACACGCCGATATCAGCCGCACATGGACCACCGGCGCCGGGTACCCCACGCTTGGACTGGCCCCACTGATCGGCGGCCTGGTTACGATGAACTACGATCCGACAGTCACTCCGCTGGTCAACCAGGAAGTTGACCCGATTGTCTCGGACTACATCGCACAACAGATCGCGCTGACGCTGCACTACTACAAATCCGCTCCGCGCGACCGCCTTGAAAAGCTCGAACAGCTTAAAAACGACGATATTATCTCCGAGCCCGAGTATAAGACACAACGTCGTAAAATCATCGATTCGCTTTAA
- a CDS encoding SDR family oxidoreductase, translating to MKTALITGASRGIGAAIAQKLAGKYRLVLTGRAEEKLADVKAVCEAKGASVQTVVADLSVPADVETLFAGVDRVDLLVNNAGVGIFGRIAGFSLSDWQRIQRVNVEGAFLCTQAAMKKMAAQGGGRIINISSVVGVKGYAEQAAYGASKHALIGLTKTAIEEGRDANIRVHAVCPGGVATEMVKQSRPDLTDFSAMIQPEDVADAVAYLDSLPPNITVDVIHLRRAASAQTWG from the coding sequence ATGAAGACGGCGTTGATTACCGGAGCGAGTCGCGGAATCGGCGCGGCCATTGCTCAGAAACTGGCTGGAAAATACAGGTTGGTTCTGACCGGCCGCGCTGAAGAAAAACTGGCCGACGTGAAGGCCGTCTGCGAGGCAAAAGGCGCATCGGTACAGACGGTTGTCGCCGATCTGTCGGTTCCGGCTGATGTTGAAACACTGTTTGCCGGAGTGGATCGTGTCGACTTGCTGGTGAATAATGCCGGGGTTGGAATTTTTGGAAGAATCGCCGGGTTTTCGCTATCGGACTGGCAGAGAATCCAGAGGGTGAATGTCGAGGGTGCGTTTCTGTGTACGCAGGCGGCGATGAAGAAAATGGCTGCTCAGGGCGGTGGGCGTATTATCAATATTTCATCGGTTGTTGGCGTGAAAGGCTATGCGGAGCAGGCCGCCTACGGCGCGAGCAAGCACGCGCTGATTGGATTGACCAAAACCGCAATTGAAGAGGGGCGTGACGCCAATATCCGGGTTCATGCGGTTTGTCCCGGCGGCGTGGCCACCGAGATGGTGAAGCAGTCCCGCCCGGATCTGACCGATTTTTCGGCGATGATTCAGCCCGAAGATGTTGCGGATGCAGTCGCCTATCTGGACAGCCTGCCGCCGAATATTACGGTGGATGTCATCCATCTGCGCCGAGCCGCTTCGGCCCAGACCTGGGGCTGA
- a CDS encoding type IV pilin protein, translating into MNQSKNFGFTLVEVLIVTSIIGLLAAIGIPYVLKAYDSSQQSAKDRAVTEVEKAKGVLTLPPVLSLPGAMGLDDKDLMIQDDPHALSNLCEALSIGQIEELTIDGDPIAVGSLVLKASY; encoded by the coding sequence GTGAATCAGTCAAAGAATTTCGGTTTTACATTAGTTGAGGTCTTAATTGTTACATCTATCATCGGCTTGCTGGCGGCGATTGGAATTCCTTATGTGCTGAAAGCGTACGATAGTTCTCAACAAAGCGCTAAAGATAGGGCGGTCACAGAAGTGGAAAAAGCGAAAGGGGTTCTCACTCTTCCGCCGGTTTTATCTCTTCCGGGAGCAATGGGATTGGATGATAAAGACCTGATGATTCAGGACGATCCGCATGCGCTTAGTAATCTGTGCGAGGCGTTGAGTATTGGGCAGATCGAAGAACTGACAATTGACGGAGATCCGATAGCAGTTGGTTCATTGGTTCTTAAAGCATCCTATTAA
- a CDS encoding response regulator transcription factor — protein MNVSEARLELLTIRDIEFVAKVSERIHYTNSSEPFLNHSFVVLNDAIPRKIFSVDSYSINPVSFKQAVSEGVSSDLFSVYRAYMHQHPLLPHFLAPESSDVSTILTTTTADEFHQTDLYQEFYKVLGIEDQLAFALPHPQGIYVLVYSRETAFSEKEKVIMQLLKPQLQIALKNWQRIRELELHLRTLEENSVGVTQTHEAPGGWTRLSPRQQAVAELAALGLENRKIAEKLHISPKTVGKHLENIFEVLDIHNRTALAAMWSRQ, from the coding sequence ATGAATGTTTCAGAAGCCAGGTTGGAGCTGCTTACCATCCGCGATATTGAGTTTGTCGCGAAAGTATCAGAGCGGATTCATTATACCAATTCATCAGAGCCGTTTCTTAATCATTCGTTTGTGGTTCTTAATGATGCAATCCCCAGGAAGATTTTCTCCGTAGACAGCTATTCTATCAATCCGGTGTCTTTTAAGCAGGCGGTGAGTGAAGGGGTGTCCAGCGATTTGTTCTCTGTATATCGGGCTTATATGCATCAGCACCCTTTGCTGCCGCATTTTTTGGCCCCGGAGAGTTCTGACGTGAGTACCATATTAACGACTACGACAGCAGATGAGTTTCACCAAACCGATCTTTATCAGGAATTTTATAAGGTTCTTGGAATTGAAGATCAGCTTGCATTTGCTTTGCCGCATCCGCAAGGCATCTACGTGCTTGTGTATTCCAGAGAAACAGCATTTTCTGAAAAAGAGAAAGTCATCATGCAGCTTCTCAAACCACAGTTGCAGATTGCTTTAAAAAACTGGCAGCGCATTCGTGAACTCGAGCTGCACCTGAGAACGCTGGAGGAGAACAGTGTCGGAGTTACGCAAACACATGAGGCTCCGGGTGGGTGGACGCGTCTCAGCCCCCGGCAGCAGGCTGTTGCTGAACTGGCCGCGCTAGGGCTGGAAAACCGGAAAATTGCCGAAAAACTCCACATTTCGCCGAAGACTGTAGGAAAGCACCTCGAAAATATATTTGAAGTTCTGGATATTCATAATCGAACAGCTCTTGCCGCTATGTGGTCGCGGCAATAG
- a CDS encoding WYL domain-containing protein has product MIEQMLRQAVLGKNLIEFDYQGGTKVVEPHMVAHNMQGHILLSAWFVRGDRKFNEEGWQEYMLAGISKLKILPETFPKARFGYNPMDDRKYANIQFCL; this is encoded by the coding sequence ATGATTGAGCAAATGCTGCGCCAAGCTGTTTTAGGAAAAAATTTAATAGAGTTTGACTATCAGGGCGGAACCAAAGTGGTTGAACCGCATATGGTGGCTCATAATATGCAGGGGCATATCCTGCTGAGTGCATGGTTTGTTCGAGGCGATCGAAAATTCAATGAAGAAGGCTGGCAGGAATATATGCTGGCCGGAATTTCCAAATTGAAAATTCTGCCGGAAACCTTTCCAAAAGCGAGGTTCGGCTATAACCCGATGGACGACCGGAAGTATGCCAATATTCAGTTTTGTTTGTGA
- a CDS encoding phosphomannomutase/phosphoglucomutase: MVFFQAMKAFKAYDIRGVYGRDFDSSNVWKIGFFLPKLLNAETVLVGRDDRASSPEVFEALCGGITAAGADVVSIGQCTTPTVYFATASGGYDAAVMITASHNPPEYNGLKVCKTGALPVDYATGLSDLEQMIQAEAVPSERAGSVRELDVRDDYLSFLRQYLPDLSKLKIGVDCSNGMAGLLIKDLLGTAPVYIYDDLDGTFPNHPPNPLEEKNCAAIKKLVCDNGLDIGLIFDGDADRVMFIDERGRYVQPDLVTGVLAEYYLSDRPGRVLHDIRTSKSVTERIIELGGEPHMWKVGHSFAKLKMRELGCIVGGELAGHYYFRDFFNCDSGILTALIVLSVAAKLNAEGKSFSACIDGLVRYANSGELNFHIEAKDDAIAALVRTFAETEKPVAVYDFDGMRIEFPDWWFSVRPSNTEPYLRLLIEANDQTILAEKRSAIEAVLTSYL; this comes from the coding sequence ATGGTTTTCTTTCAGGCCATGAAGGCATTTAAAGCATATGATATCCGCGGCGTTTACGGACGTGATTTTGATTCTTCCAATGTTTGGAAAATCGGTTTTTTTCTTCCGAAACTGCTAAACGCAGAAACCGTGCTGGTCGGACGCGACGACCGCGCCAGCTCGCCGGAAGTCTTTGAGGCGCTGTGCGGCGGCATCACAGCAGCAGGTGCGGACGTTGTATCCATCGGACAATGCACCACGCCGACTGTCTATTTTGCAACCGCCTCCGGGGGATACGACGCTGCGGTGATGATTACCGCCTCGCATAACCCACCGGAATACAACGGACTCAAGGTCTGCAAAACCGGCGCCCTGCCCGTCGATTATGCAACCGGACTTTCCGATCTCGAGCAGATGATTCAGGCAGAGGCTGTTCCTTCTGAGAGAGCAGGCAGCGTTCGGGAACTTGATGTACGCGATGACTATCTCAGCTTTCTGCGGCAGTACCTTCCGGACCTGTCCAAACTGAAAATCGGCGTCGACTGCTCCAACGGTATGGCCGGGCTGCTCATCAAAGATCTTCTCGGAACCGCTCCTGTCTATATCTACGATGATCTCGACGGAACCTTTCCCAACCATCCGCCGAACCCGCTCGAAGAAAAAAACTGCGCGGCCATCAAAAAACTGGTTTGCGATAACGGACTCGATATCGGACTGATTTTTGATGGCGATGCCGACCGCGTCATGTTCATCGACGAACGGGGCCGCTACGTGCAGCCCGATCTGGTTACCGGAGTGCTGGCTGAGTATTATCTGTCAGACAGGCCCGGTCGCGTCCTGCACGATATCCGCACATCGAAATCCGTTACGGAGCGGATCATCGAGCTCGGTGGAGAGCCGCACATGTGGAAGGTCGGACACTCATTTGCCAAACTGAAAATGCGCGAACTCGGCTGCATTGTCGGCGGCGAACTGGCGGGGCATTATTATTTCCGCGACTTTTTCAACTGTGATTCTGGCATTCTGACAGCACTGATCGTCCTGAGCGTTGCCGCAAAACTGAACGCCGAAGGGAAATCTTTCTCGGCCTGCATTGACGGACTGGTGCGCTACGCGAACTCCGGAGAACTGAACTTTCATATCGAAGCCAAAGATGATGCGATCGCCGCACTGGTCAGAACGTTTGCTGAAACAGAAAAACCGGTAGCAGTTTATGACTTCGACGGCATGCGTATTGAATTCCCCGACTGGTGGTTCAGCGTCCGGCCATCGAATACCGAGCCTTATCTGCGTCTGCTCATTGAAGCCAACGACCAAACAATCCTCGCTGAAAAACGATCTGCGATTGAAGCCGTCCTTACCTCATACCTATGA
- the gltX gene encoding glutamate--tRNA ligase produces the protein MTVRTRFAPSPTGNVHIGNMRAAIFNWLYARHTGGKFLLRVEDTDIERSTPEAIQALLDAMEWLGLDVDEEPLYQTSRMEAHLAAAEQLLASGHAYREDKGGLGQGECVIFRMPDEDMVFEDEVKGTLRKKAADTQDFVIVRSNGTPVFHLANVLDDIEQGITHVIRGDDHVENTYRHIALYKALGAPVPEFAHLPMIINAQGKPYSKRDGDAFVGDFREKGFLGETLFNYLALLGWSPGDDREVMSRQEMIDAFDLKSCKSSPAQVDLRKLQWMNGEYIRALAPDQFAVIAHRELEKAGVDVPPDVGAIFDLMQARVKLPSEIVPACEFFFNDEFEYDEKAVRKKLLKDGVFQTLEKIMEIFQGLEDFDQETIDKALHDFVDQSGLGFGAVMPPIRIAVSGQQSGPDLAPVLSILGRDKVLERMQNTIRRFRK, from the coding sequence ATGACTGTTCGTACTCGTTTTGCTCCCAGCCCTACCGGCAACGTACATATTGGCAATATGCGCGCGGCCATCTTCAACTGGCTTTATGCCCGCCACACCGGCGGAAAATTTCTGCTCCGCGTTGAGGATACCGACATTGAACGCTCAACTCCTGAAGCGATTCAGGCTCTTTTGGATGCCATGGAATGGCTCGGGCTGGATGTTGATGAGGAACCGCTTTACCAGACCAGCCGCATGGAGGCTCACCTTGCCGCCGCAGAGCAGCTGCTCGCTTCCGGTCACGCCTACAGGGAAGACAAGGGCGGGCTGGGGCAGGGCGAATGCGTGATTTTCAGGATGCCTGATGAAGATATGGTTTTCGAAGATGAAGTGAAAGGAACCCTCCGCAAAAAGGCCGCCGATACGCAGGACTTTGTGATTGTCCGCTCCAACGGCACTCCCGTGTTTCATTTGGCCAATGTTCTCGATGATATCGAGCAGGGCATCACCCATGTGATTCGCGGTGACGACCACGTCGAAAACACCTATCGCCACATCGCGCTTTATAAAGCGCTTGGCGCGCCGGTTCCGGAATTCGCCCATCTGCCGATGATCATCAACGCGCAGGGTAAACCCTATTCCAAGCGAGATGGCGATGCATTTGTCGGAGACTTTCGCGAAAAGGGATTCCTCGGCGAAACGCTTTTCAATTATCTTGCGCTGCTCGGCTGGTCTCCCGGTGACGATCGCGAAGTGATGAGTCGTCAGGAAATGATCGATGCCTTTGATCTAAAGAGCTGTAAATCATCGCCTGCTCAGGTTGATCTCCGGAAGCTGCAATGGATGAACGGGGAGTACATTCGTGCGCTGGCTCCGGATCAATTTGCAGTAATTGCACACCGTGAACTCGAAAAGGCCGGTGTGGATGTGCCGCCGGATGTCGGCGCAATTTTTGATTTGATGCAGGCGCGTGTTAAACTTCCGTCAGAAATTGTTCCGGCCTGCGAATTCTTTTTCAACGACGAGTTTGAGTACGATGAAAAAGCGGTTCGGAAAAAACTGCTCAAGGACGGAGTTTTCCAAACCTTGGAAAAAATCATGGAGATCTTCCAGGGATTGGAAGATTTTGATCAGGAAACGATTGATAAAGCGCTGCACGACTTTGTGGATCAGAGCGGTCTCGGTTTTGGAGCCGTGATGCCGCCGATCCGTATTGCGGTTTCCGGCCAGCAGTCCGGTCCCGATCTTGCGCCGGTTCTTTCGATTCTCGGCCGGGATAAGGTGCTTGAGCGCATGCAGAATACCATCAGGCGGTTCAGAAAATGA
- a CDS encoding alpha/beta hydrolase, producing the protein MKKMLLIIIFILTATALAGLDHVFYYPDHREYTTPTADGYKFEEVQFPSKDGTKLFGWFIPARDNALGTVIHFHGNAQNMSAHYSFVSWLPANGFNLFVFDYRGYGKSEGRISRRGVYEDSVAAIEYIKTRTDIDQNKIILFGQSIGGVNALSVAGNNRFDGVVGVAADSAFSSYKGVAMDHTTLLKPLAALLISNKFSPKKSVQNISPVPLLLIHGTADKVVPYRHAEVLLKKAGEPKELWTVPNGKHTEALGAYFTEFAPKLLTQFKTWAGAK; encoded by the coding sequence ATGAAAAAGATGCTCTTGATCATTATCTTCATTCTAACTGCTACAGCTCTGGCAGGACTGGATCATGTGTTCTATTACCCGGACCACAGGGAATACACCACCCCGACCGCAGACGGATACAAATTCGAGGAAGTGCAGTTCCCAAGCAAGGACGGCACAAAACTCTTCGGCTGGTTTATTCCCGCAAGAGACAATGCTCTCGGCACCGTGATTCACTTCCACGGGAACGCTCAGAACATGAGCGCTCACTACTCCTTTGTCTCCTGGCTTCCTGCCAACGGGTTCAACCTTTTCGTTTTTGATTACCGCGGCTACGGAAAATCCGAAGGCAGAATTTCCCGTCGTGGCGTCTACGAAGATTCCGTTGCCGCCATAGAATACATCAAAACCCGGACCGACATCGATCAGAACAAAATCATCCTGTTTGGCCAGAGCATCGGCGGAGTCAATGCCCTGTCCGTCGCCGGCAACAACCGGTTCGACGGAGTTGTCGGAGTGGCAGCCGACTCCGCATTTTCATCCTACAAAGGTGTGGCAATGGATCACACAACTCTGCTGAAACCGCTGGCCGCTCTGCTTATCAGCAATAAGTTCAGCCCGAAAAAATCCGTTCAGAATATTTCTCCGGTTCCGCTGCTGCTCATCCACGGAACCGCCGACAAAGTGGTTCCTTACAGGCATGCAGAGGTACTGCTCAAAAAAGCCGGAGAACCCAAAGAACTCTGGACCGTTCCAAACGGCAAACACACAGAAGCTCTTGGAGCTTACTTCACTGAATTCGCCCCGAAACTCCTCACTCAATTCAAAACATGGGCCGGTGCAAAGTGA
- the gatB gene encoding Asp-tRNA(Asn)/Glu-tRNA(Gln) amidotransferase subunit GatB, protein MKYEACIGLETHVMQKTQTKMFCSCKHEYGAAPNTNVCPVCLGYPGAMPVMNEHAIELICKAGLMIGCEINPHSKWDRKNYFYPDMSKNYQITQADQPLCLGGEITTEVNGETKTFTIERIHQEENAAKNTHVSGASLIDYNRAGTALMEIVSNPCMHSADDALAYMTALRQIMVYGGISDCELEKGHMRSDVNVSVRPVGSEVLGSKVEIKNMNSFSFIAEAINYEIDRQIDVLENGGTVVQETRGYDSDRGETFTQRTKEDAHDYRYFPEPDLMPVEISAEQLEQWKSELPELPAQRRERYISEFGLPEYDAGVLTAEMAVSDFFDAACRNTKQYKLVSNYMMGKVASLVTETETRVTDSKLTVEALAQVAELAGGGTISSNAANELIDILFKEGGDPKAIVDEKGMAQVSDDSQLEQWADEAIAGNDKAVSDYKAGNAASINALMGYVMKQSKGKANPPAVIAMLKQKLDS, encoded by the coding sequence ATGAAATATGAAGCGTGTATAGGACTTGAAACCCATGTGATGCAGAAAACGCAGACCAAAATGTTCTGCAGCTGTAAACACGAATACGGCGCGGCGCCGAACACCAATGTCTGCCCGGTTTGTCTCGGTTATCCCGGTGCGATGCCGGTAATGAATGAGCACGCCATCGAATTGATCTGCAAGGCCGGACTGATGATCGGCTGTGAGATTAATCCGCACTCCAAGTGGGATCGCAAAAATTATTTTTATCCTGATATGTCCAAAAACTATCAGATTACGCAGGCGGACCAGCCGCTTTGCCTCGGCGGAGAAATTACCACAGAGGTGAATGGCGAGACCAAAACGTTCACGATTGAGCGGATTCATCAGGAGGAAAACGCCGCGAAGAACACGCATGTGTCTGGTGCCAGCCTGATCGACTACAACCGCGCCGGAACCGCGCTGATGGAAATTGTTTCGAATCCCTGCATGCATTCCGCCGATGATGCGCTCGCCTACATGACTGCGCTCCGGCAAATCATGGTGTATGGCGGCATTTCCGACTGCGAACTCGAAAAAGGGCATATGCGTTCCGACGTCAATGTGAGTGTTCGTCCAGTCGGTTCTGAGGTGCTCGGTTCCAAGGTCGAAATTAAAAATATGAATTCCTTCAGTTTCATTGCGGAAGCCATCAACTATGAAATTGATCGCCAGATCGATGTGCTCGAAAATGGAGGAACGGTTGTTCAGGAAACGCGGGGATACGATTCCGATCGCGGTGAAACTTTTACTCAGCGTACGAAGGAAGATGCGCACGACTATCGTTATTTTCCAGAGCCCGATCTGATGCCGGTCGAAATTTCCGCCGAGCAGCTTGAGCAGTGGAAGAGTGAGTTGCCCGAACTCCCCGCGCAGCGGCGCGAACGCTACATCAGCGAATTCGGGTTGCCGGAATACGACGCCGGAGTGCTTACTGCTGAAATGGCGGTGTCCGACTTTTTTGATGCCGCCTGCCGAAACACAAAGCAGTACAAACTGGTGTCCAACTACATGATGGGCAAAGTCGCGAGTCTTGTGACCGAAACAGAAACGCGGGTGACTGATTCAAAACTGACAGTTGAGGCGCTTGCCCAGGTGGCCGAGCTGGCCGGCGGCGGCACAATCAGTTCGAATGCTGCCAATGAGCTGATTGACATCCTCTTTAAGGAGGGTGGTGATCCCAAAGCCATTGTTGACGAAAAAGGCATGGCTCAGGTTTCCGACGATAGCCAGCTTGAGCAGTGGGCCGATGAAGCGATCGCCGGAAACGACAAAGCTGTTTCCGACTACAAAGCCGGTAATGCGGCCTCTATTAATGCGCTCATGGGCTACGTGATGAAACAGAGCAAAGGCAAAGCCAATCCTCCTGCTGTCATCGCTATGCTTAAACAGAAACTCGACTCCTAG